Proteins encoded by one window of Arabidopsis thaliana chromosome 2, partial sequence:
- the FZF gene encoding Zinc finger protein 622 (FZF; FUNCTIONS IN: sequence-specific DNA binding transcription factor activity; INVOLVED IN: regulation of transcription; LOCATED IN: intracellular; EXPRESSED IN: 23 plant structures; EXPRESSED DURING: 13 growth stages; CONTAINS InterPro DOMAIN/s: Zinc finger, C2H2-like (InterPro:IPR015880), Zinc finger, C2H2-type (InterPro:IPR007087), Zinc finger, double-stranded RNA binding (InterPro:IPR022755); BEST Arabidopsis thaliana protein match is: Zinc finger protein 622 (TAIR:AT4G31420.1); Has 877 Blast hits to 864 proteins in 218 species: Archae - 0; Bacteria - 0; Metazoa - 359; Fungi - 284; Plants - 90; Viruses - 2; Other Eukaryotes - 142 (source: NCBI BLink).), whose translation MSGLACNSCNKDFEDDAEQKFHYKSEWHRYNLKRKIAGVPGVTEALFEARQAAIAQEKVKAVEAPMLYSCGICNKGYRSSKAHEQHLKSKSHVLKASTSTGEEDKAIIKQLPPRRVEKNNTAQLKGSIEEEESEDEWIEVDSDEDLDAEMNEDGEEEDMDEDGIEFELDPACCLMCDKKHKTIEKCMVHMHKFHGFFIPDIEYLKDPKGFLTYLGLKVKRDFVCLYCNELCHPFSSLEAVRKHMDAKGHCKVHYGDGGDEEDAELEEFYDYSSSYVNGDENQMVVSGESVNTVELFGGSELVITKRTDNKVTSRTLGSREFMRYYKQKPAPSSQKHIVNSLTSRYKMMGLATVQSKEAIVRMKVMREMNKRGAKSSVRLGMKSNVIRNLPNNVTY comes from the exons ATGTCAGGTTTAGCTTGTAATTCGTGTAACAAAGACTTCGAAGACGACGCTGAGCAGAAGTTTCACTACAAATCCGAATGGCACCGTTACAATCTCAAGCGCAAG ATAGCTGGTGTTCCTGGAGTAACAGAGGCACTATTTGAAGCTAGACAAGCTGCTATAGCTCAAGAGAAGGTTAAAGCTGTTGAAGCACCGATGCTTTATAGTTGTGGAATCTGTAACAAAGGTTACAGGAGTTCCAAGGCTCATGAGCAGCATCTTAAGTCGAAGAGTCATGTTTTGAAGGCTTCGACGAGTACTGGAGAGGAGGATAAAGCGATCATCAAGCAGCTTCCGCCTCGTCGTGTTGAGAAGAATAACACTGCTCAATTGAAGGGTTCGattgaggaggaagagagtgaagatgaATGGATTGAGGTTGATTCGGATGAGGATTTGGATGCGGAAATGAATGaggatggtgaagaagaagatatggatGAAGATGGTATTGAATTTGAGTTGGATCCGGCTTGTTGTTTGATGTGTGATAAGAAGCATAAGACTATAGAGAAATGTATGGTTCATATGCATAAGTTTCATGGGTTCTTCATTCCTGATATTGAGTACTTGAAGGATCCTAAAGGGTTTCTGACCTACCTCGGTCTAAAG GTCAAGAGAGACTTCGTGTGTCTGTACTGCAATGAATTGTGCCATCCATTTAGTAGTTTGGAAGCTGTTCGTAAGCATATGGACGCCAAAGGTCATTGCAAAGTGCAttatggtgatggtggtgatgaagaagatgcagaACTTGAAGAGTTCTATGACTACAGCAGCAG CTATGTCAATGGAGACGAAAATCAGATGGTTGTGTCCGGTGAGTCAGTGAACACTGTAGAGCTTTTTGGTGGGTCTGAGCTTGTGATCACCAAGAGAACCGATAACAAAGTAACGTCTAGGACTCTTGGGTCTCGAGAATTCATGCGCTACTACAAACAGAAGCCAGCACCGTCTTCTCAGAAGCATATTGTCAACTCTCTAACCTCCAG GTACAAGATGATGGGTCTAGCAACAGTGCAGTCAAAGGAGGCCATAGTGAGGATGAAGGTGATGAGAGAGATGAACAAAAGAGGAGCGAAAAGCAGTGTCAGGCTCGGAATGAAGAGCAACGTCATCAGGAATCTGCCCAACAATGTCACCTATTAG
- a CDS encoding F-box associated ubiquitination effector family protein (F-box associated ubiquitination effector family protein; CONTAINS InterPro DOMAIN/s: F-box associated domain, type 1 (InterPro:IPR006527), F-box associated interaction domain (InterPro:IPR017451); BEST Arabidopsis thaliana protein match is: F-box and associated interaction domains-containing protein (TAIR:AT3G17540.1); Has 852 Blast hits to 818 proteins in 6 species: Archae - 0; Bacteria - 0; Metazoa - 0; Fungi - 0; Plants - 852; Viruses - 0; Other Eukaryotes - 0 (source: NCBI BLink).), with protein MISDLPDDLESEILSRVPTKSLAKLQTMGNTRLVVWDSSTGETRWIKPRTRFRNDDYYGLGYVNSKSSGHSFKILRSCYYRNDQKQWVAEFEIYEFGSDTWRVLDYFTHDYGVFSSGGPLKRNTYWVAGDKEMGMFMLYFDFTRERFGHFPLPFKSFNREDTASLSVVREEKLSVLHQKILEFSNEMKIWLTNKIDETIELSWSNFVLTVDYDKFNLPSVVNVASFLLDEENKVAVCSDIDVDDENRTRVYPLSHLRFLDFVGRLMD; from the exons ATGATCTCCGATCTTCCGGACGATTTGGAATCTGAAATACTCTCTAGGGTTCCAACCAAGTCTCTAGCAAAATTGCAAACGATG GGAAACACTAGACTTGTGGTTTGGGACTCCAGTACCGGTGAAACCCGGTGGATCAAACCGAGAACTCGTTTTCGGAATGATGATTACTATGGTTTAGGATACGTAAACAGCAAGTCTTCTGGCCATAGCTTCAAAATCTTGAGGTCTTGCTATTATAGAAACGACCAGAAACAATGGGTTGCTGAGTTTGAGATCTATGAGTTTGGCTCTGATACTTGGAGGGTTCTTGATTACTTCACTCATGACTATGGTGTATTTTCAAGTGGCGGGCCCTTGAAAAGAAACACTTACTGGGTTGCTGGAGATAAAGAAATGGGCATGTTCATgttgtattttgatttcacaAGGGAGAGATTTGGGCATTTTCCTCTTCCGTTTAAGAGTTTTAATCGTGAAGATACTGCTTCTCTATCAGTTGTTAGGGAAGAAAAACTCTCAGTGTTACATCAAAAGATTCTTGAATTTTCAAATGAGATGAAGATATGGTTGACCAATAAGATTGATGAAACCATAGAATTGTCGTGGAGCAACTTCGTCTTAACAGTGGATTATGATAAGTTTAATTTACCGAGCGTGGTGAATGTGGCAAGTTTCTTGTTGGATGAGGAGAATAAAGTGGCAGTGTGTTCTGATATTGACGTGGATGATGAAAATAGGACCAGAGTCTAC CCACTTTCACATCTCAGATTCTTGGATTTTGTAGGAAGATTAATGgattag